From the genome of Bacteroidota bacterium, one region includes:
- a CDS encoding DinB family protein, whose amino-acid sequence MQILKDLARTQAQTVELFTLDAAKLDLTYAPGKWSVRYLLHHMADAETVLYDRIRRTISKPNQVVWGFDQDAWAAALDYDNKPLALSQAVYTACRAGIMYLAEQAYESQGSSTMVHSGDGKKTLKDVFDKVVWHNEAHLKQIERALAA is encoded by the coding sequence ATGCAGATACTAAAAGATCTCGCCCGTACCCAGGCCCAGACGGTAGAATTGTTCACCCTTGATGCTGCAAAACTAGACCTTACCTATGCACCAGGAAAGTGGTCTGTACGTTATCTCTTGCACCACATGGCTGACGCAGAAACCGTGTTGTATGACCGAATCCGGCGAACCATTAGCAAACCGAATCAGGTTGTTTGGGGATTTGACCAGGATGCGTGGGCAGCAGCCCTCGACTACGACAACAAACCCCTTGCACTTTCCCAGGCGGTCTACACCGCTTGTCGGGCCGGCATCATGTACCTTGCCGAGCAGGCCTATGAATCACAGGGCAGCAGCACCATGGTACATAGCGGCGATGGCAAAAAAACGCTCAAAGATGTGTTTGACAAAGTAGTCTGGCATAACGAGGCCCATCTCAAACAAATCGAGCGTGCCCTCGCGGCCTGA